The following proteins come from a genomic window of Paenibacillus spongiae:
- a CDS encoding VOC family protein produces MSDLVMGTLEGFPSSREKAMINKLLIVEVPVSSMKRAIEFYAGQLGFFIDLKKNPPSIWEDSREVFMYPAEGIKIMLWQTEGTERLGFTRDGKPHHFLILEIVESAEVVRNKLMENGVKVGEISGEIADMGGCGRAFDVWDPDGNILRLCYRPS; encoded by the coding sequence ATGTCGGATCTGGTCATGGGGACTCTCGAGGGGTTTCCATCAAGTCGCGAGAAAGCAATGATTAATAAATTATTGATCGTTGAAGTGCCCGTGTCCAGTATGAAGCGGGCGATTGAGTTTTATGCAGGACAACTTGGTTTCTTTATTGATCTCAAGAAGAATCCTCCGTCAATCTGGGAAGACAGCAGGGAGGTCTTCATGTACCCAGCCGAAGGCATCAAAATCATGCTTTGGCAAACCGAAGGGACCGAACGTTTGGGATTCACGCGAGATGGGAAGCCGCATCACTTCCTAATCCTGGAGATCGTCGAATCCGCAGAGGTCGTGCGAAATAAACTGATGGAGAACGGCGTAAAGGTCGGAGAAATTTCAGGGGAGATTGCAGACATGGGCGGATGCGGTAGAGCATTCGATGTTTGGGACCCGGATGGCAATATTCTGCGGCTTTGTTATCGGCCTAGTTAA
- a CDS encoding VOC family protein has protein sequence MNIDIQSNVHNTVETVWNKSNPNLMNLLCLYLPAKDPYATTKWYCDVFELDPSVLDRGSPDGFVNGNPYTTYSMYYLLSQDELKLHFEANGSVHTSIRLKVNHIDNVYRNMMQSGTEILTDGIVRSDDGDWIRFKDIDGRLLEVVHTQINLPESEQSVSPSTIPLLYGLQRLSLPAKDPYFTYKWYCDVFGFEPSMNDTDADLCVLDHPNFGYSLHFLRSDNQLQHQFHNREGYNHTYLLLQVKDIDQIFASMKSLGVEIVNDAINDRGGCGQEIRFIDPDGRTIEINDYGTR, from the coding sequence ATGAACATCGATATCCAATCAAATGTTCACAACACAGTCGAGACCGTGTGGAACAAGTCGAATCCTAATTTGATGAATCTCCTCTGCTTATATCTTCCCGCCAAAGATCCCTATGCAACAACAAAGTGGTATTGCGATGTCTTTGAGCTTGATCCTTCCGTTCTGGACAGAGGGAGCCCCGACGGCTTTGTCAATGGGAACCCGTATACGACTTATTCCATGTATTACTTGCTCTCCCAAGATGAGCTCAAGCTCCACTTCGAGGCTAACGGATCTGTTCACACTTCGATCAGGCTGAAGGTCAATCATATAGACAACGTGTATCGAAATATGATGCAATCCGGTACTGAAATATTAACCGATGGTATTGTCAGAAGCGATGACGGTGATTGGATCCGTTTCAAGGATATAGATGGACGTCTATTGGAAGTTGTCCATACACAAATTAATTTACCAGAATCGGAACAATCGGTATCTCCGTCAACAATTCCATTGCTGTATGGACTCCAAAGACTTTCGTTACCGGCTAAGGATCCATACTTCACTTACAAGTGGTACTGCGATGTGTTTGGTTTTGAGCCTTCAATGAACGATACAGATGCGGATCTATGTGTGCTGGATCATCCGAATTTCGGGTATTCGCTTCATTTCCTGCGTTCGGACAATCAGCTTCAGCATCAATTTCACAATCGGGAAGGGTATAATCACACCTATCTTTTGCTCCAGGTTAAAGATATCGATCAGATATTCGCCAGCATGAAATCGCTAGGAGTCGAAATCGTGAACGATGCCATTAATGACCGTGGCGGATGCGGACAAGAAATTCGCTTCATCGATCCGGACGGGAGAACAATTGAGATTAATGATTACGGCACCAGATAA
- a CDS encoding VOC family protein yields MTNKLAVVKDFTLEIPVQDIEQSVEWYIRHLGFELIPPAKGIAELRTASGFRICLFRPDQTDETSYWYVKDVNNYRVRACIRVSDIELLHTSLVESGIQVSDIEGGPGCGWTCQFHDLNGNMLIAWSGYTKEHDWYYE; encoded by the coding sequence ATGACGAACAAACTAGCGGTAGTAAAAGATTTTACGCTTGAAATTCCTGTTCAAGATATTGAACAATCGGTGGAGTGGTATATAAGACATTTGGGCTTCGAGTTAATCCCCCCTGCAAAAGGAATAGCCGAGCTGAGAACGGCTTCAGGCTTCAGGATCTGTTTGTTCCGCCCCGATCAAACGGATGAAACAAGCTATTGGTATGTTAAAGATGTGAACAATTACAGGGTTCGTGCGTGTATACGTGTTTCCGATATCGAGCTGCTTCACACAAGCTTGGTGGAATCCGGTATCCAAGTGAGCGATATCGAAGGGGGTCCTGGCTGCGGATGGACGTGTCAATTTCATGATCTAAACGGCAACATGCTCATTGCCTGGAGCGGATACACGAAGGAGCATGACTGGTATTACGAATAA
- a CDS encoding VOC family protein, producing the protein MNKPYFQFDGGFIMVPYDRFEEGVEWYRKHMGWALIDTVTGPVGRKAFFRLPGGGQANLKSFEMDLEHFNQRDYEEGNCRFCFRTANLEETVNYFGEHDIECSKPVQLPDGTLTADIQAFAGVRMTLCEDRASEGQHPEARVIRYAAKPLWLGVRDLEASVAWYEHVLGLERSETDYSDQGFALLRDRKDHWDYVWLQQLASCSPVVKANPGARLYFLVDGREDFLETQRWLKQQDIETTEPVGERWTGYHFYDPDGNRLNVWNYY; encoded by the coding sequence ATGAACAAACCCTATTTTCAATTTGACGGCGGTTTTATTATGGTGCCATATGATCGTTTCGAAGAAGGAGTCGAATGGTATAGGAAGCATATGGGGTGGGCACTTATCGACACCGTGACGGGGCCAGTAGGCAGGAAAGCATTTTTCCGCCTCCCGGGGGGTGGACAAGCCAATCTCAAATCCTTCGAAATGGATCTTGAGCACTTCAATCAACGTGATTATGAGGAAGGAAACTGCCGGTTCTGCTTCCGGACGGCCAATTTGGAAGAGACGGTCAATTATTTCGGGGAGCACGACATAGAATGTTCGAAGCCGGTCCAATTGCCGGATGGAACGTTAACGGCCGATATTCAGGCATTCGCGGGTGTCCGAATGACATTATGTGAAGATAGAGCGTCGGAAGGGCAACATCCGGAAGCAAGGGTAATCCGTTATGCTGCGAAACCTTTGTGGCTCGGCGTTCGGGATCTCGAAGCATCCGTCGCATGGTATGAGCATGTACTAGGCTTAGAGCGTTCGGAGACCGATTATTCGGATCAAGGGTTCGCTTTGCTTCGGGATCGCAAGGATCATTGGGATTATGTCTGGCTGCAGCAGCTTGCGTCATGCAGTCCTGTTGTGAAGGCGAATCCCGGTGCAAGGCTGTACTTTTTGGTCGACGGAAGAGAGGATTTCCTGGAGACCCAACGCTGGCTGAAGCAGCAAGACATCGAGACGACCGAGCCGGTCGGCGAACGGTGGACGGGATATCACTTCTATGATCCGGATGGCAATCGGCTGAATGTTTGGAATTATTATTGA
- a CDS encoding helix-turn-helix domain-containing protein: MERSMTIQIFSDRTGLPPSTLRYYEKESLLVPHIRGDNGYRLYTEEQIPVALTIHSLRQADVNLREIRSFLSSGDTERIAWVRKWRDEIDAKMASMRIAKQYLQGMESDDQHLRLVKWESAITMLWFPLRVTRRLNPYAEAIEERAAYLYSEYGIRCNEAFVKAENADGDEMIGQVGFRLPKSFSATDEFAASMQGRVERIQPTLFVTLACMAADAFACFNLMLLVQRFGFEPTGPKLERYELSNMAVYQWMIPVMHADPNQNRSIRN, from the coding sequence ATGGAACGTTCCATGACCATTCAGATCTTCTCGGATCGTACCGGATTGCCGCCCAGTACGCTGCGTTATTATGAGAAAGAAAGCCTTCTTGTTCCTCATATTCGCGGGGATAACGGCTATCGCTTGTACACGGAAGAACAGATCCCTGTTGCACTGACAATACATTCGCTCCGTCAGGCGGATGTAAACCTGCGCGAAATTCGCTCGTTTCTCTCATCCGGCGATACGGAACGTATTGCCTGGGTACGTAAGTGGCGGGACGAAATCGATGCCAAGATGGCATCGATGCGGATCGCGAAACAATATTTGCAAGGCATGGAATCGGATGACCAGCATCTCCGGCTTGTAAAATGGGAATCCGCAATCACGATGTTGTGGTTTCCTCTGCGGGTGACGAGAAGACTTAACCCTTACGCCGAAGCTATAGAAGAAAGAGCCGCATATCTGTATTCAGAATATGGAATACGCTGCAATGAAGCGTTCGTTAAGGCAGAGAACGCGGATGGAGACGAGATGATTGGACAAGTAGGCTTTCGTCTCCCGAAATCATTTAGCGCAACCGATGAATTTGCTGCAAGCATGCAAGGTAGAGTGGAACGGATTCAACCTACCTTGTTCGTTACGCTTGCGTGTATGGCAGCGGACGCATTCGCCTGCTTCAATCTGATGCTTCTCGTGCAGAGGTTTGGGTTCGAACCCACCGGTCCAAAACTGGAACGATACGAATTGAGCAATATGGCAGTCTATCAATGGATGATTCCGGTTATGCATGCCGATCCGAACCAGAACCGGAGCATTCGGAATTAA
- a CDS encoding GxGYxYP domain-containing protein: MKGLARSKVLLVITLLLTVISPALASADGTNEDRSNHSGVTWPKNQELPTFSKPKFLDVVDLAGQPGEMELLLTSLQGNVNREKTRIYVLEGNAEEGRMTWLNEFDVPYQVHVDPLKVVAKYKNEVKGIVVYDPDNMDTVNLATTYAGLENAIVASPGLADVLTAAPYNLPLLEDYRGKFANAMEVYQWQYDNFWNRTTKRMLIGLSGGNSIPLPPGIPDSYELLLQEDEEIRNSSNRAVHEIDLTSFLGEEAVYLRFDDAFTADGWGPAVHEVTVKADGNVIGHFIPGTEAGTAAEKPFLYDSGRSALTDRTGGHRFADGNSYFVYRFAPPEGTQTLTVSVDMWNQYKVSATNVQTPSSDNLEQEPYGFLRDYAVANRAMVFWLDPNDPEERVLFEKILSDVEPGTPYLGWFANDVAGEWGGTELCSQYGVYVLASDWFNNMTVFSGMEGKIKKQKQLEAPALENKIYVTFTYTDGDNLQYNQHGMKRFWDDPGRGSVPINWSVSPLLADAAPFIFGHFLGSATDNDLLIAGPSGMGYFYPDAWPEQNLVPYLQDTHKYLKRAGIDIIYALNIRNHQNAELSERTAQAFIDELNLNGMFLNWKNSNEMKIVNDSLPVSTGIMVGSVNQAKEAIASASEGWDGTTPRFITIGAGAWSLRPSDIAEVASSLGTEYKVVRGDQYFDLVREANGLDR; this comes from the coding sequence GTGAAAGGTTTGGCACGCAGTAAAGTTCTTCTTGTTATTACGCTGTTGCTTACCGTAATTTCTCCGGCTCTTGCTTCTGCAGACGGGACGAATGAGGACCGTTCAAATCACAGTGGAGTGACATGGCCGAAGAATCAAGAACTGCCCACTTTCTCTAAACCTAAATTTCTTGATGTTGTCGACTTGGCCGGGCAACCGGGAGAAATGGAGCTGCTGCTCACTTCTCTGCAGGGTAATGTAAACCGGGAAAAAACTCGCATATATGTATTGGAGGGAAATGCTGAAGAAGGCAGAATGACGTGGCTTAACGAGTTCGACGTTCCTTATCAAGTCCACGTGGATCCGTTGAAGGTTGTAGCCAAATACAAGAATGAGGTTAAAGGCATCGTCGTATATGATCCCGACAATATGGATACGGTCAATCTTGCTACTACTTACGCGGGCCTAGAGAACGCCATAGTAGCGAGCCCTGGTCTGGCGGACGTATTAACGGCTGCACCTTATAACCTGCCCTTGCTGGAGGATTACCGCGGGAAGTTTGCCAATGCCATGGAAGTTTATCAATGGCAGTATGATAACTTCTGGAATCGTACGACTAAACGCATGCTGATTGGGCTCAGCGGCGGGAATAGTATTCCGCTGCCCCCGGGCATACCGGATTCCTACGAACTCCTGCTGCAGGAAGACGAGGAAATTCGAAACTCATCCAATCGCGCTGTCCATGAAATCGATCTGACCTCCTTTCTTGGAGAAGAGGCCGTTTACCTCCGGTTCGATGATGCTTTTACAGCGGATGGATGGGGGCCGGCTGTCCATGAAGTGACGGTCAAGGCGGACGGAAATGTTATCGGTCATTTCATTCCTGGAACGGAAGCCGGAACTGCGGCAGAGAAACCGTTCCTATATGACAGCGGCCGCTCAGCGCTGACGGACCGGACCGGCGGCCATCGGTTTGCGGATGGCAATAGTTACTTCGTTTACCGGTTTGCGCCGCCGGAAGGAACGCAGACGCTTACGGTATCGGTGGACATGTGGAACCAATACAAAGTATCCGCAACGAACGTTCAAACGCCGAGCTCGGATAATCTGGAGCAGGAGCCGTACGGATTTCTTCGCGATTATGCGGTAGCCAACCGGGCTATGGTATTCTGGCTGGATCCGAATGATCCGGAAGAGCGGGTTCTGTTCGAGAAAATTTTGTCCGATGTCGAACCAGGCACGCCTTATCTAGGCTGGTTTGCCAACGACGTTGCAGGCGAGTGGGGAGGGACGGAATTATGCTCGCAATATGGCGTCTATGTCCTTGCCTCCGATTGGTTTAACAATATGACCGTCTTCTCCGGAATGGAGGGGAAAATTAAGAAACAGAAGCAACTGGAAGCCCCTGCGTTGGAAAATAAAATTTACGTGACCTTCACGTACACGGACGGAGACAATTTACAGTACAATCAGCACGGCATGAAGAGATTTTGGGATGATCCCGGACGGGGAAGCGTACCGATCAACTGGAGCGTAAGTCCTCTTCTGGCGGATGCAGCGCCATTCATATTCGGGCATTTTCTTGGCAGCGCAACCGATAACGATCTGCTCATTGCAGGGCCATCCGGCATGGGATACTTCTATCCGGATGCTTGGCCGGAACAAAATTTGGTCCCTTATCTACAGGACACGCACAAATATTTGAAGCGCGCCGGGATCGATATCATTTATGCGCTTAATATCCGAAATCATCAAAATGCCGAGCTAAGCGAGCGTACGGCTCAAGCTTTTATCGACGAGCTGAATCTGAACGGCATGTTCCTGAACTGGAAGAATAGTAATGAAATGAAGATCGTGAATGATTCCTTGCCCGTGTCGACAGGAATCATGGTCGGCTCTGTCAATCAAGCGAAGGAAGCCATCGCGTCCGCTTCTGAAGGTTGGGATGGAACGACCCCGAGATTCATTACCATTGGCGCCGGGGCGTGGAGCCTAAGACCATCCGACATTGCCGAGGTAGCCTCTTCGCTCGGAACGGAGTATAAGGTGGTTAGAGGAGATCAATATTTCGACTTGGTACGTGAAGCGAACGGCCTTGATCGTTAG
- a CDS encoding IclR family transcriptional regulator, translating to MTRRVLTKSSKDKVASSTVVKALHVLESLADLCDSSAEGASVSKISQRSGESPSSVCKHLAAFQQYGLVEQDPRSELYRIGIYALRLSSLALKPMSIRETVSPYLRKIADRVGETIHLVIRDGLRVVYIDKVESSKTVRMHSEIGLRNPMYCTGVGKAILAYSPISLVEAVAAEGFTPFTPQTLISRGALLEDLELIRSRGYAIDNCEHESEVRCVAAPILNHLKEPIASFSVSCPKWRLPHERVVEIGEMIRDVSAEISARFGYIGSR from the coding sequence ATGACTCGCCGCGTCCTTACGAAATCTTCGAAAGACAAGGTAGCTTCTTCCACGGTTGTTAAAGCGCTTCACGTGTTGGAGTCGTTGGCCGATCTGTGCGACAGCAGCGCAGAAGGCGCTTCCGTCAGCAAGATCTCACAGCGGTCAGGCGAAAGCCCGAGCAGCGTTTGCAAGCATTTGGCCGCCTTCCAGCAGTATGGCCTTGTCGAGCAGGATCCGCGTTCGGAGCTTTACCGGATCGGCATCTATGCGCTCCGCTTATCCTCCCTAGCTCTGAAGCCGATGTCCATACGCGAAACCGTCTCCCCTTATTTGCGGAAAATCGCGGACCGGGTCGGCGAAACAATCCACCTGGTCATCCGAGACGGACTGCGTGTCGTGTACATCGACAAAGTCGAATCGTCCAAGACGGTTCGTATGCATTCGGAAATCGGGCTGCGTAATCCGATGTACTGCACGGGTGTCGGCAAAGCGATTCTCGCCTATTCCCCGATTTCGCTCGTCGAGGCCGTCGCAGCGGAAGGCTTCACGCCGTTCACGCCCCAGACGCTCATTTCAAGAGGGGCTCTTCTCGAGGACTTGGAGCTTATCCGCTCCCGGGGCTATGCGATCGATAATTGCGAGCACGAATCCGAGGTCCGCTGCGTAGCGGCGCCGATCTTGAATCATTTGAAAGAACCGATCGCCTCCTTCAGCGTCTCCTGTCCGAAGTGGCGGCTGCCCCACGAACGCGTTGTCGAAATCGGGGAAATGATCCGCGATGTTTCCGCAGAAATTTCCGCAAGATTCGGCTACATCGGCTCAAGATGA
- a CDS encoding mandelate racemase/muconate lactonizing enzyme family protein, which yields MIISDVETFIVGNPWKNWLFVKLHTKEGVYGIGEGTLNGFAKTVEAAIHELKHLFIGRSAFDVETISLKMIRDVYSDGGQIQGSALAAVETACWDIIGKASGQPLYKLLGGQCHDKLRCYANGWYRGPRTPENFYEKATVVVERGYTALKFDPFGSAWRTVEKKDFNLAIDIIAAVRDAVGPDTDILIEGHNRFSVHTALQFAEAMLPYNPTWFEAPVPPQHISSMVEVARRSPVPVACGEDYYCREQFAELLKHDAVHIIQLEPQYLGISASKQICGMVHAHNGVIAPHSAQGPLCSVVCAHLNMATPNFYLHEIFDEFNEPWEEFVLEPACKVERGYIRPPDLPGLGVDLNLEEMAKHPYHPGHYIPLFKQGWEKRERIE from the coding sequence GTGATTATTTCGGATGTGGAAACATTTATCGTCGGAAATCCCTGGAAGAACTGGCTGTTCGTCAAGCTGCACACCAAAGAAGGGGTATACGGCATCGGAGAAGGGACGCTGAACGGCTTTGCGAAGACGGTCGAAGCGGCTATTCACGAGCTGAAGCATCTGTTCATTGGCAGAAGCGCCTTCGACGTAGAGACGATTTCGCTAAAGATGATCCGTGACGTCTATTCGGACGGGGGACAAATTCAAGGTTCCGCTTTGGCCGCGGTTGAAACCGCTTGCTGGGATATCATCGGCAAAGCGTCGGGCCAGCCCCTGTACAAGCTGCTGGGCGGCCAATGCCACGACAAGCTCCGCTGTTATGCGAACGGCTGGTACCGCGGGCCGAGAACGCCCGAGAACTTTTACGAGAAAGCCACAGTCGTCGTTGAAAGGGGTTATACGGCGCTGAAATTCGATCCGTTCGGAAGCGCCTGGAGAACGGTGGAGAAGAAAGACTTCAACCTGGCGATCGATATCATCGCCGCCGTAAGAGACGCGGTCGGTCCGGATACGGATATTCTGATCGAAGGCCATAACCGCTTCAGCGTCCATACGGCGCTGCAGTTCGCTGAAGCGATGCTGCCTTATAATCCGACCTGGTTTGAAGCCCCCGTCCCTCCGCAGCACATATCATCCATGGTGGAGGTGGCCAGGCGAAGCCCGGTGCCCGTCGCCTGCGGAGAAGATTACTACTGTAGGGAGCAGTTCGCGGAGCTGCTGAAGCACGACGCAGTACATATCATCCAGCTGGAGCCGCAGTATCTCGGCATCTCGGCTTCCAAGCAAATTTGCGGCATGGTTCACGCCCACAACGGCGTCATTGCGCCGCACAGCGCGCAGGGGCCGCTCTGCTCCGTCGTCTGCGCCCACTTGAATATGGCGACGCCAAACTTCTATCTTCATGAAATATTCGACGAGTTCAACGAGCCTTGGGAGGAATTCGTGCTCGAGCCGGCCTGCAAGGTGGAGCGGGGCTACATCAGACCGCCTGATTTGCCCGGTCTCGGCGTAGATTTGAACCTGGAAGAAATGGCGAAGCATCCGTACCACCCCGGTCATTATATCCCGCTATTCAAGCAGGGATGGGAGAAGAGAGAGCGGATCGAATAG
- a CDS encoding SDR family NAD(P)-dependent oxidoreductase produces MSSLDLFKLDGRVALVTGGTGGLGLVMAQALAEAGATVVMTSRTKEKAVEAAEKLALATGRTALGLAADVTNAEQVESMVRSTVDAFGRIDILINNAGINIRKPIEEYDEASWDLVQGTNLKAPFLCSRAVARLMKEQKYGRIINISSMLGAVGLPERSAYCSSKGGVIQLTRVLALEFAPHNVTVNALCPGPIATELNTVVMNNPEANKLFIDNIAMGRWGRPSEIAGAILYLASDASSFMTGSTLTVDGGWTAK; encoded by the coding sequence ATGAGCAGCTTGGATTTATTTAAACTGGACGGCAGGGTTGCGCTTGTCACGGGAGGAACAGGCGGCTTGGGCCTTGTCATGGCGCAGGCATTGGCAGAAGCCGGGGCGACCGTTGTTATGACGAGCAGAACGAAAGAGAAAGCGGTGGAGGCAGCGGAGAAATTGGCGCTGGCGACCGGGAGAACGGCTCTCGGGCTTGCCGCCGATGTGACGAACGCGGAGCAAGTCGAGTCGATGGTCCGATCCACGGTGGATGCGTTCGGACGGATCGATATTCTGATCAATAACGCCGGGATCAACATTCGCAAGCCGATCGAAGAGTACGACGAAGCGAGCTGGGATCTAGTGCAGGGCACGAACTTGAAGGCGCCGTTTCTCTGCTCCCGGGCGGTTGCCAGATTAATGAAAGAGCAGAAATACGGCAGAATCATTAATATTTCATCCATGCTTGGAGCCGTCGGATTGCCGGAACGGAGCGCTTATTGCTCCAGCAAAGGCGGAGTTATTCAACTGACGCGGGTGCTTGCGCTCGAATTTGCGCCTCATAATGTAACAGTCAACGCGCTGTGCCCCGGTCCAATCGCGACGGAACTCAATACCGTCGTCATGAACAACCCGGAGGCCAACAAGCTGTTTATCGACAACATTGCGATGGGACGCTGGGGCCGTCCCTCAGAAATTGCGGGCGCGATCTTATATCTCGCTTCCGACGCCTCAAGCTTCATGACCGGATCGACGCTTACCGTAGACGGAGGTTGGACGGCGAAGTAG
- a CDS encoding sugar phosphate isomerase/epimerase family protein translates to MRVGLSMFGTTYAMGLHPKSGRLPITPDQLLDQAAEAGLQGVELPPSILKGTDLSAIASKAREREMYITIASDGYDPDMLSDVFDLAVKLGAATVRTVVGGAKIGGDRREMAGKWKPFLEDVLGGLEAATRIAEKKGIVLALENHQDVASEELIWLCERIASPHFGLTLDTGNPLATAEMVVDFAERISPYIKHVHLKDYWCYLSTEGYRLVRCPVGQGVVDFPSLLNLFRHAAPNVAMSIEIGALEARHIRVLSDDYWPEYPPRSALQLANVIRFVQDNAKPPEDWRTPYERGEPADAVIAYENGQLASSIAYMHRIMRNLNISEAEVS, encoded by the coding sequence ATGCGGGTAGGTCTATCGATGTTCGGCACCACATACGCAATGGGGCTGCATCCCAAATCCGGCCGGCTTCCAATCACGCCGGACCAGTTACTGGATCAGGCGGCGGAAGCGGGGCTGCAGGGCGTGGAACTGCCGCCGTCCATATTGAAAGGCACCGATTTGTCCGCGATTGCAAGCAAAGCTCGCGAGCGTGAAATGTACATCACGATCGCCTCGGACGGTTACGATCCTGACATGCTGTCGGATGTATTTGACTTGGCGGTCAAGCTTGGCGCGGCTACGGTGCGGACGGTAGTCGGAGGGGCGAAAATCGGCGGCGATAGACGGGAGATGGCCGGAAAATGGAAGCCGTTTCTTGAGGATGTGCTGGGCGGACTTGAGGCGGCGACACGGATTGCCGAAAAGAAAGGCATCGTCCTGGCGCTCGAAAATCATCAAGACGTCGCTTCCGAAGAATTGATCTGGCTATGTGAGAGGATCGCTTCACCGCATTTCGGCCTTACGCTCGATACCGGTAATCCGCTCGCTACGGCTGAAATGGTCGTCGATTTTGCCGAGCGAATCTCGCCATATATCAAGCATGTTCACTTGAAGGATTACTGGTGTTACCTTAGCACCGAAGGCTATCGACTCGTGCGCTGCCCGGTCGGGCAGGGTGTTGTCGATTTCCCGTCACTTCTGAACTTATTCCGTCATGCGGCGCCTAATGTCGCGATGTCTATTGAGATCGGCGCACTCGAAGCTCGGCATATCCGCGTGCTGTCCGATGATTATTGGCCGGAATATCCGCCCCGTTCAGCGCTCCAGCTGGCCAATGTCATCCGCTTCGTCCAGGATAACGCGAAGCCTCCGGAGGATTGGCGGACGCCATACGAGCGAGGCGAGCCGGCCGATGCCGTCATTGCCTATGAGAACGGCCAATTGGCTTCCAGCATCGCATATATGCACAGAATAATGCGGAATCTGAACATTTCCGAGGCGGAGGTGTCCTAG
- a CDS encoding SDR family NAD(P)-dependent oxidoreductase — protein sequence MIIDLKGKVAIITGAGRGIGLEIARTLASEGVITVLLDVSERLLVDAAKALADEGVAAYPYVCDVRDNARIEEVIEDVRKRHGRIDILVNNAGVANGGPVDELKEEIWDLNMDINLKGTFLMSKAIAPIMKEQRSGRIINAASFAAIVPSFGSAAYASSKAAVHQFTRVLAGELGPWNITVNCYSPGMIPTDMNHFAELPEDRQQRLLDTLTLRHWGKKEDVAHLICFLSSDYAGYITGTMIDVSGGKLATQIPRVAYEMASQQGSYTF from the coding sequence GTGATTATCGATTTGAAAGGCAAAGTAGCCATCATCACCGGCGCTGGAAGGGGAATCGGACTGGAAATCGCCCGAACGCTGGCAAGCGAGGGTGTCATAACCGTCCTGTTGGACGTGAGCGAAAGACTTCTGGTGGATGCCGCCAAAGCGCTTGCCGACGAAGGGGTTGCAGCTTACCCGTATGTGTGCGATGTCAGGGACAACGCCCGCATTGAAGAAGTGATCGAAGATGTGCGGAAGCGCCACGGCCGGATCGACATTCTCGTCAATAATGCCGGCGTTGCCAACGGCGGGCCTGTAGACGAGCTGAAAGAAGAAATATGGGATTTGAACATGGACATCAATCTCAAGGGCACCTTTTTAATGAGCAAGGCGATCGCCCCGATCATGAAGGAGCAGCGGTCGGGAAGGATCATAAACGCTGCTTCGTTCGCAGCCATCGTGCCGAGTTTTGGAAGCGCAGCCTATGCCTCTTCCAAAGCGGCCGTCCATCAGTTTACGCGAGTGCTTGCCGGTGAACTGGGTCCGTGGAACATTACGGTCAATTGTTATTCGCCCGGCATGATCCCGACCGACATGAACCATTTTGCCGAATTGCCTGAAGACCGCCAGCAGCGGCTGCTCGACACCTTGACCCTCCGTCATTGGGGGAAGAAGGAAGATGTCGCACACCTGATTTGCTTCCTGTCTTCCGATTACGCGGGCTACATAACAGGCACAATGATCGATGTAAGCGGAGGCAAGCTGGCGACACAAATCCCCAGAGTAGCCTATGAGATGGCCTCTCAGCAAGGCAGCTATACGTTTTAG